The Fulvivirga ligni genome window below encodes:
- the rlmB gene encoding 23S rRNA (guanosine(2251)-2'-O)-methyltransferase RlmB, translating into MENQKEYIFGTRAVIESIQAGKEIDKLMVQKGLSNELTKELITVARAHNIPISQVPLEKLNRITRKNHQGTIAFISAVRYASLDNVITEVYQNGKEPFFLILDRVTDVRNFGAIARTAECSGVDAIIIPSKGSAAINNDAMKTSAGALNYIPVCREDNLKNTISYLQQNGIQIVACTEKTDHHIYDVDFNQPIAILLGSEENGVSPEYLKLCDFKGKIPMSGKIESLNVSVSAGIAIYEAVRQKSKS; encoded by the coding sequence ATGGAGAATCAAAAGGAATATATTTTCGGCACCAGAGCAGTTATAGAAAGCATTCAAGCTGGTAAAGAAATTGACAAATTAATGGTACAAAAAGGCCTATCTAATGAGCTCACTAAAGAGCTTATAACTGTGGCCCGTGCTCATAATATTCCTATCTCTCAAGTGCCTCTGGAAAAACTAAATAGAATTACCAGAAAAAATCACCAGGGAACCATTGCCTTCATTTCTGCAGTAAGATATGCCTCGTTGGACAATGTTATCACAGAAGTATATCAGAACGGCAAGGAGCCATTCTTCCTCATTTTAGATAGAGTGACTGACGTAAGAAATTTTGGAGCAATAGCCCGTACTGCAGAGTGTTCAGGAGTCGACGCTATCATCATACCTAGCAAAGGTAGCGCTGCTATTAATAATGATGCCATGAAAACTTCAGCCGGAGCACTGAACTACATTCCAGTGTGTAGGGAAGATAACTTAAAAAACACAATCTCCTATCTGCAGCAAAACGGCATACAGATCGTGGCCTGTACTGAAAAGACAGACCACCACATTTATGATGTTGATTTCAATCAACCCATAGCTATACTCCTAGGATCTGAAGAAAATGGAGTTTCACCAGAGTATTTAAAGCTGTGCGATTTTAAAGGAAAAATACCAATGAGCGGAAAAATCGAATCATTAAATGTTTCAGTATCAGCCGGTATAGCTATTTATGAGGCAGTAAGACAAAAAAGCAAGAGCTGA
- a CDS encoding mannose-1-phosphate guanylyltransferase — MESKYLVIMAGGIGSRFWPYSRNNRPKQFLDILGTGRSLLQMTYDRFLPLIEKEKIYIVTNETYAEQVKLQLPELGDDQVLREPMRRNTAPCVAYASYKIAQKDPNAVITVAPADHVIFNEDAFRSVINVAMEAASAQDKLITIGLKPNRPETGFGYIQYHQSADEVKKVKTFTEKPERSLAEKFIESGDFVWNSGIFVWSVKAIKAAFEKSLPEMAEVFEEMNDVFYTEKENQVLQTTYAQCGSISIDYGIMEKAENVYVVLGEFGWSDLGSWNSLHELSDKQGDNNVVQANALLYETTDSIVKGPKDKLIIAHGLDGYLVAECDNVLLICKKDLEAKFRDFVADVKDQKGAEFL; from the coding sequence ATGGAAAGTAAGTACTTGGTAATCATGGCGGGCGGAATTGGTAGCCGCTTTTGGCCATATAGCCGTAACAATCGCCCAAAACAGTTTTTAGATATTTTGGGTACAGGGAGGTCATTATTACAGATGACTTACGATCGCTTTCTGCCCTTAATAGAAAAAGAGAAAATATATATTGTTACCAATGAAACTTACGCTGAGCAAGTAAAATTACAGCTGCCTGAGTTGGGTGATGATCAGGTTTTGAGAGAACCGATGAGACGTAACACAGCTCCCTGTGTGGCATATGCTTCTTATAAAATTGCTCAGAAAGACCCGAACGCCGTTATCACGGTAGCTCCAGCCGACCATGTAATATTTAATGAAGATGCCTTTCGCTCTGTAATTAATGTGGCCATGGAGGCGGCTTCTGCTCAGGATAAGCTCATTACCATTGGTCTAAAGCCTAACAGGCCAGAAACTGGTTTTGGATACATACAGTATCATCAATCTGCAGATGAAGTAAAAAAGGTGAAAACTTTCACTGAGAAGCCAGAGAGATCACTCGCGGAGAAGTTTATAGAAAGCGGTGATTTCGTATGGAATTCGGGGATTTTCGTATGGAGTGTAAAAGCCATTAAAGCAGCGTTTGAAAAGAGTCTGCCCGAAATGGCCGAGGTTTTTGAGGAAATGAATGACGTTTTCTATACCGAAAAAGAAAATCAGGTACTTCAGACCACATACGCCCAGTGCGGTAGCATTTCTATTGACTATGGCATTATGGAGAAGGCTGAGAATGTATATGTAGTACTAGGTGAGTTTGGCTGGTCAGACCTTGGTTCATGGAACTCACTACACGAATTGTCTGATAAACAAGGAGATAATAATGTGGTACAAGCTAATGCACTGCTTTATGAAACCACAGACAGTATTGTAAAAGGGCCTAAAGATAAATTAATCATTGCGCATGGTCTAGACGGCTACTTAGTAGCGGAGTGCGACAATGTGCTTCTAATTTGTAAAAAAGATTTAGAAGCTAAGTTTAGAGATTTTGTGGCCGATGTAAAAGATCAAAAAGGAGCTGAATTTTTATAA